The Nymphaea colorata isolate Beijing-Zhang1983 chromosome 5, ASM883128v2, whole genome shotgun sequence DNA segment ttAACAAGCTTGAGTATTGAGTAATGCACGACAAAGGAGAACATGTAATTTGTTGAGAATCCCAAGGTACTCAATGGGTCCGACTAGACTTGAGCAACGGGTTGGGTACCCATCGGTTACCTGATACCTGGCTTGGTTGGGTCCGAGTTTGGGCCGATGGCTCGGTGGGCTGGGCCCGGGCTTGATGTGAGGCCCGGGTCGGCTCGGCCcgtttataatttaaaaaataaatttttaaattttttaaaatttaataatatgtattttattattaaaaatatattttatattactaaaaaattattctataattaaaaaatatttgttattacCAGGCCGaacccgggctatcgggccaAGCCCGACGGGCTGCCCAGGTCGGGTTATAACCATCCTAATGGATTGGAAGATTGATGAATCACcgcgagtttgccaactatagaTGACACTCTAAAGAATGTAGTTATCAACCAATTTTTGAGAACATGGGTTGTGTGTCAGAATGACAAGGCAAAACAACACTTTCACACATAAAAAGACAGCGGCCCAAGTTTTTGTTCGCTtttgaaaaaagtttttttgtccAAACTACATAAACACACACCAAATATCGTATTGGAggcaagataaaaaaaaacattcatgaGGCATTTgataaatacatattttattgtgGGCAAAGCATTTTTGTTTGAGTTTCCGAGTTTCAATAAGAGGGTGCTTgatgatttcaaattttgatttaataatgaaaatttcataatcaTAAATTTTCCTTAAATTCAGTTTTTCAATTccgaaaacaaaaatttttatttgtttaataattttcattccttaaaatttgagcattttgattctaaaatttaatGATTTTAGGTATATCAAAACGGCCCCTGGACGTAGACTTATGAAAGGAACAAGCGATTTGTTAACATATATTGATTTGTTCGATTTGTTAACATATATTGATTTGTTTGTAAGGAATTCAACGCACGCTTTAGTGTCTAGTGACAATCAATGATAATCAAATAGTTGTTCACCTACCTCTACTTTTTAGAACATTAATTACTAAAACAATAGCATTTAATATTCATATTAATTCGTCTATAAGATTCTAAAAATTACATCAACGGTGTTCCTAGAACTGTATGAAAATACCACTTTGGCCTCCCTTTAACACTTTAATGGGAAAATGTCGACAGTTTGTTACTGCGACTGTTCGGCAACCTTCGCGTGAAACTTGATAATATTTAGAAAATCGGCCAAGtggataaaagaaaaacattttatcCAGTATGAGGCTGTTGACCTCAAATCCCCATGAAGGCGATCGACAGCTCCGCCATCAAGTACTCCTCACATGGCCCTTCCTCTGGCTGCGAGTAGCTCCAGACCCTTCATAGGACACCATCCCTTCAAGTTTGGGGCACACCCTTCTCCGTTCGCACCCCCCTGCCTTCTTCCCGGCACCTCTCTTCGCAATTCTACTCATTTTCCGACTTGTAGAAGGCTCAGAATGGAAAGCCAATCGTGTTGCTCTTCTTTTCCCGGTGAGTTTGGTCGTTGGTTCTCTTTCGTTTGGCATTTCCTGACAAAAAGTCGTCTGGTTCTTCTCATCGAACCCTGTAGAGATGTCGAGATTCTTTTTCGTTCGTGTACGTTCTCTGCATCGTTTAATCTGGTTTGCGCGTTTTGGTCGATGCCAACTTGGTCGCTTTGTCTCTTTCGCGTTTTCTTGGTCGAATGGTATAATTGAGATCTATTTATGCATTTTAGTTTGATCCTCGGGGTGTGTTTTAAGCATTAGTTCGCACGGTTTTGGTGGCGATGTTATTTTGTTCCTGGACTCAGACTTCAGAAAATGAAGTGAGAATTTATATGTACAACGGTGGGATGTCAAAGAGATTTTTGCTGAAGCAACGGGATAGTTGGTTAGTTTTAAAAGGCGTCTTTGCCTGTTCCTTTTTTGTAAACTGGAGGATGGTATTTGTCGTTTTATTTGCAAGTGGTGTTCTGaacttttgatgttattttcAGTTGCTTGGGTGCTAGTTCATAGATGAGTCTATCATCGTTTTATGTCGATGGTTTATTTGTTGCTTTTGAGTAGCAAATTTAATGCTGTTTCCGTAATTAGTTATGATTTGCATGAAATTGGTTGTGGTCTCTGCAGTGTAGATTTGTAGAGCAATGTCTTGCAGGGATTATTCAGAAATCGCCCTGCGAGTATCTAAAATTTTTTACTAGCCTGCACGTAATTGGTTAACGtcattcttttaaaattgtttaTTCGAGAGGAGGAAGTGGAGTGCGTTTGAAGTGGAGGAGGTACCACATTTATTTATCTTAGTTTATTGGGAAAAGCTCGTTAGCATGATTATCACTTTATCTTTCCATGAGTTGGTGACAATATCGGTTCAAGAACTTATTTCCATTGGGAACCCCTAGCTGAAGGTTTTGATTCGCTGAACTGCTATACATTTTCTCCCATTTTTTGGTTTAGTTGGAACACCTTCAAAATAGCAGTTAGCCTTCTGGATATCTCAGTGAATTGTATGGAAGCTggaaaaatcaataaagaaaataagTCTAGACATTGCCTAGAATCCTGAATTCCTGATcctatatgtacatatatcgAGATTCTCTTCTCCTAACAGATTTTAATGTCTTAGATCTTGAGTAGTCACCAAGGCTGTAACCAACTGGCCAAGGAATTCTGGAAGTAATGTGTGTGTTCCACAGCTCATTTGTAGAATCACATGTATTAATTCATGGGGAAGGGTGCTTgcctttctttgttctttttacTATAAATGTTGTCACAAGTTTGCCTGCCTGGATTTTTTCAGCGAGGTTCTTTTTTCTGGGTATTTTATGGGAAAGATTGTTTTATAGGAAAACACCAGAAATTCAAAAGactaaaaatatataagaataaCAGAAAGATATAACTTTTTATGTGTTTTACTAATTCTCCTACAAAAATATCGATAATATTCGAAGCAgtaatttttaaatgttaaaagaaacacAAGATAGAAAATAAGGGTTTTAAGTACACTAAAATATGTTTTCTGGAAAAAAACTTATGATATTATTGCCAAATATCAAGAGAAATAGTTATGATATTTTTAAGATGTCATTATGTTTTGTCCTTCATTTTGTTTTACTCTGTTCTGCTGATATTATTgcaatgtttttaaaaaatgttgtgaCGTTTGTACAAATGCTAGAGAATAGAATTTACTGGTGATTATACTTGAAAAGATAGAGGCCTAGTTTGGTGAGATTACTTTTTCCTTCCCTTATCCGAGGAGCCAACGTACTTTTCTTCAAATCTGCAGATCTCCCTGTCGGtaacttcatattttttgaGATTGTTATGTTCTTCTAATTTTACTTTACCTTGGCTACTAGTTGACATGTCAACTACTAAGTTGTTACTAGTGATTTAAATCAATGCACTGAGCATCATTTGCAATGGCTATTAGACTGCTAATTTCATAAATACCTtactctctatctctctctttatccACACCAACATATGTACATACTATAAATCAttagagaataaaaaaaaatgtcattctgTGTATACAGATGCAACTTCTGCGGATCTGGATGTCTCTTCTGCTGGTTTGATTAGAGAAGAGGATTTACTAATTGTGGGTCCTGGTGTGCTCGGTCGTATTGTGGCAGAAAAATGGAGATTGGTATGCTTATGTGCAATAAAGCATTCTATTCATTTAAATAACTAGTAATCCTATATTATTTATTGATAGCTTATGATGCATTATGTTTAATTTGTCAGTAGCATTGCTATAAGTATTATATAATACGTGAAAGATTTTGTCCCGATTGCTGGAAATATATACAGGTACCATTAGCTAAATGCATCTTTATCTTGTAACTTTTTGGGTTGTGGTAACCTTTTGTTATTCAATTCAAACTAATTAAGATGGTTTCATTTCATCATGGATGGCAaagatggaaaattttaaatgttatcCATTTATAGAGAATTGAACTCTCCTTCATGAGTGATTGTTTGATTGGAATTTGTTGGCAGTGTGTTATGCTCTTAAATGTTGAGAACCTagcaaaaattagaaaaagggTGATTGTTGAATGAACAAGGAGCTTTTTTGATGAACTGGGTCTGTATTTAGGAAATAGTCTTTATTTAAAGGCAATGGTGGGTGCTGAAGCAGTTGATGATTTTGGATGGTGGATGGGGCAATGTTGTGTTCGCAGGCACTCTGTAACAATTggaataatatatttattattgtttttcataaattatTCAATGAGATCTGACCTAATGAACTGCCTGACTGCACAGACTGGCTGATCATTCAACCCAATAATGTCGACTGTATATTTTCTCATACAATTTACAAATAGTTAACtgatcttttccattttcaactGACATTAGTTTGCTACAACTGATTACTTGTTTACTTGCATGCTTCTTGATAAAAAAGAAGGGTTATGACTTCCCCCTGGTTTACGTGTAAAGCTTCCCATGATTTATGCCCCATAGTTCATCTTGTAAAAGCTTTAACACTTTCTTTGCCTTTCACCTATAAAAGGCCAACCAGGTTACTTTCAAGTTTTCATGATCTTCAAGTTGTGTAGTCATTACATGGGAAATATCAGTGGATGACATGTGCCGGTACCAGGTCCTGAacatttgctttattttgaaaGGCAACTGTCGATTCACATGCATTACTTTTATTTCCATTCTCTTCCATGTCCTAGAACTAGGCCAATGCTTAGCTATATCTATAATAGCTTATTCATATCTAACAGGAAAATCCAGCGTGCAAAATTTTTGGACAGACAGTGACTACAAATCACCATGATGAGTTGCTTAAGATTGGGATTACACCTTCCCTAAGAGATTCAAAAACAACATATAAGTTTCCATATGTCATCTTTTGTGCTCCTCCTTCTCAAACCATAGACTATCCAAGTGAATTAAGGTATGTATTGCATTTTAATAGAAGTGCACAAAATACAAGACCTCCTCCTAAGCGTATTTATACTGGATTTTCTTGCGGCACTTCATGAAAATGTGCATCATACCATTGTCATTGATCAATTAGAACTTACTGTCTTTCATTGTTCTTAcctattattttcatttcagttctttcttagtttgatataaAAGCAAAGTATTTGTGGAGTTGATTAAGAAGGTTAACTTATCTTGCATTCAAATGTATGATGGGTCCACTAACTCATAATTGTGAATCATTTTCTCTTCTGTTTAGAAATAGGTATCCTTGTGATAGAACTCTTCCTGCCCCCTGCCACAAGCCTATGGTCTGCAAAATTGGGTTTCTTTCTCTAGTTAGCCTTGTCTACTTCTGTGAAAAAACATGAGATTATTTCATATGAAGCACAGGCATAAACTTTTGGAGCAGACAACCTTTAGGCCATAAAATATTCAGTTCAGCACTTGGACATAGGGTAAACCAGTACCACAAAcatcagtttttcttttcaaaaaaatgcaaaaagagaaaaaaaaataaagggaaacaaaattgaaaagattactatattttgaaaaaaaaaagccaaaaagaaaatgtgtgttttttgtgtttttaggGAAAAAGTTTTTcggtatattttattttttgacttttgaggattcttttgacattttaaattttaacaacaaTTTTGTAATAATGGAAAACTCagattttcataattttcttcattcttccttaataatttttagttttttttgtttcatgaaattttcCTATGAAAACCAAATTCTACGTAATACCCGAGAAACCTCACTGATAGAAATCTGCAgttgatatttgtgacaatggtgtAAACCTATTTAACTCAGCTAACTTTTGCATGTTAATGGTTACATGTGGTATATGACATTTGTTGGATACTAGAgatgtttttttgcttttgatgttATGGCTTGTACTTCAGCAGCATGCAACTCTTTTAACATAGTTAATAAACTTTCTTATAGAACTTATTTTTTGTAGTTCACATACAACTTTTAGATGGATTATTATGTTGCTAATGGTTGTAAAGTTCTTGCTGCATCTTGTTCTTGACAAACACTTAATCTGTTTCTATGAATGGTTATTGTGGCAGTAGAAGATTTTATTAATCTGAATGAATCAAGCAATTTTCAGGCTAGCTGCATCAAAGTGGAGCGGTGAGGgctcattcttgtttacatcAAGCACAGCTGTTTATGACTCCGAAGACAATGGGTGGTGCTCTGAGGTATCAATTAGGGAAAGGATATTGGTTTACCATTCAGTTCTATTTTCACTTCCCTCTTGTTTCATGCTGCATTGGGGTTGCAAAAGCTTATTGGATGGACATTAAATAATGATGTTAACATAAGCTCCCTAGAACATCTTCTGAAGTTTAAGCTGAGGCCTTATTGCTAAGTTTCAGGGAGTACCATTAGTGACTTGTTAACTTAATGAACTCGAGGCTCTAACTAATTATGCTGTCAATTGATCTATAGTCATTCTTTCACCCCTACAGTACCGAAGCTCTTGTTTTACTTTTCATAGGTCTACTCTTGCTAGCCTTTATTTGTTGCTGGACAAATTCACATGTAACCAAGAGTTTTCCATGTTATGGTTTTCTAGGAGTGTCTCACTTTATGCTGTTAACACATGAACATATGGGGAGGAATACTGtgctgcattttctttttagataaaatgataaatatcatattaagCTTCAAATTTAGCCTTTAATGTGGTCTTGTCATCACTTTGATTTCTATGCAGGACAGTCCAGTTTTGCCAATTGGGAGAAGTCCTCGGGCAGATGTTCTTCTTAAAGCAGAAAAGGAAGTCCTTGAGGTTGGTGGCTGTGTGGTTAGACTAGCAGGACTTTATATATCCTTGGAGCtgcttttatttttcacttttatacttatgtattttttaactttaaataaCAGAAGTTATAGTATTATGCCATGGAattagcagattgccttgaCTTTCAATACAGTTCTAGTAAGGGTGCCCACTTATATTGGCTGGAGAAAGGCACTGTTGACAGTCGTCCAGATCATATACTGAATCTTATTCACTATGAGGTTACAAGTCTTGCCTTCCatctttttgttgaaaatgttTGGCACATCATCTGAAGCACTAAAAGAAAGTTCTGACATTATATTGTCAGTCTTTTCATAGAGGTTGAGTCTTTGTGGTGTGTGACTTCTTAATTTATTCTTTTCCCTGGATTGCCACGGCAGTGCAGTTGACTAACGTATTCGATGTTGcctatcttttgtttttttttttttttgtctagaCGGGTAGCTAATTTGGCAATGCCTATTATATCCTTTAGCGTAAAAACAATGGCTTTTACTTTGACAGAATGCCAGTTGGTGACTTTTAACCTTGCATAAAGATAAGTAGGTCAATGCATATTGGATCTATCCATTTTGGAGTTAGCCAACCTTATGCTTCTCTGTTATGACTGATGGTTGCATACTTGTACATTTGCTACATCCTTTTATGGCTGTATTAGCTATCTTCTAGATGATTTTCTAGAACATCATGCATCAAATcatttatgttatatatatatatatatatatatatatatcaggtgTATCGGGTTGTTTCTGCAATTTCTGTGTTCTTGAATGTTCAATTTGGAACTGTTGGTTCTATGCTCGTAAGAGCTTTTTGTGTGCCTGCATTATGCATAAAGTAGGTGTTGCCTGTGCCAATATCTCCTGCCATCTGGCAGATTGGCAATATCTCCTTCCATCGGTCGATATCTCTTGCTGTCAGTAAGCTATCTGTTGATGGTTGAGGTTAATCCTTTGTGAAAACCAGTGTCTGAATGTATTGAttacttctttttcttgctGTAGCTTCCACCGTTCCACATGAAATGTGAGTCTCTATATTTTGTGCGTTCTTCGGTTTCAGAGGCTTGCTGCCGATAGTAATTTGgagaatttatttattttcttttgaatttacATGCATACAGTGTGTGATGTATATTGCTAGtgtttatgttgtttttcttttaaatttatatgctAGACAGTGCTCTGTATTCTATATTGCATACCGTGCTGTTACGGCTGTGTGTTTTCAGTGTATTAATACGTTTTCTACTTAAGGAGCATAGCATGATAACAATTGGTACAGTCACCAATTGCTTTTATGAGTATATTAAACTTtaaattctttatatatatatatatatatatgttggtgtcctcatacccaagttttttgaaaatgctctgTACCCACAGTGGTACCTGTACCTGTTCCCATACGACATAGGGTTTGCATTGATATAAGGGGTGCTTGGATCATAATTTTCATCACCATACCTGAGAAGTTGGATTCTGGTTGAGACAGGTGTCTGACAAATACTTGATCCAGTGATACCTGATGTCTTCTAGACTGGATTTCTGACTATTATACTCATGACAGGACGCAGCATCTCTTGCAATTACAATTTTAAAGAAGCAGCTTCGCGGTAGGGTGTTCTTGGGTTGTGACAATCATCCTTTATCGAGGTATGTTTATTAGTGCTATCTTTTGCTTAAACTTTTCAATCAGAAAATCAAACCAATATTTATGATTTCTGTCAgcattaattttaaaagaaaaaatttatgatCAATCGTTTCAGTTCTTGAAACATAAGCAAGCATAAgtgattgaaaaggaaggacTGGTGTGATGAAGCTTCCATCATTTCATTTCTTGCTGGTTTCATTTCCTCTGCGTCCCTACTTTCGATCCAACATGCGAGTTTGCATAGCAATTTTCCTGCTTATTTATGATAACACATTCGAATTGTTATTTTGCAGGGTGGAGCTGATGGACATTGTGAATAGAAGCCGAAAATTCAACAAAACCTTTCAGGGATTTACTGGTAAGATAATTCAGTATGGGTGCACCTAAATACAGTAGATCTCAGATCCTTGTATTACATGTGGTCTGGAAGCCATACCAAAATCACATTCCTTTCAAATGATCGTATATCCAAAGATCTAATTGTTGAAACCTAGCATTGAAACATGAAGTTGGCCTGGGAAACACACCGAGTTCATGCTACCCGTAAGTAGTAGGTCACACATTTAAAGGCATGAAATAAAACAGTGTCATGGCATTCATGAGTTTCTTGCCCGACTATCGGAAGAAGGGGCAGGGAATACCTCTTTGTCTGTTTTTTAGTCCAGTAAAGCCAAAGGACATGGTACCTGATGGAATCAAATGCACTCTTAGTTTCCCTGTAATTTTTCTGTTTGAATATGAGAATCTTGTATACTAATGAAAGATAAAAGCCTTGAAAAGAATCTGTATCTGAAGGTATGCACCTAATGTGCAGGAACTAGTGGCCCACTGGGGAAGAGGTTAAGCAACTTGAAAACACGCGCCGAGCTTGGTTGGGAGCCAAAATACCAGAGCTTTGAGAGTTTCCTGGGGGTATGAAGTTGCGATTCCTCTGAGTAATGCTAGATGCAGGGACATCCACAATTTTGGGACTCTTAAACGTTACTGTTGAACAATCACATTTTTCACGGCCACGCAGATCATTCACCTGCCACTATTGTTTTCAGCATATTCAAATAAACGTTGCAGCTTGGTATCATCATACCACCCGTACCTGAATGTACTGAGATCATTGTTCAAATTTAAGATCTGGAAAATCCAGATGAGTGACTGTTTAAGGCTTCTATTGCCCAGCACACGCAGgtcttggaaccaaaaggaggggaaGTGGGAGCGGTTTCGATGgtgaaagtgaaataccactacttttaacatTACCTTGCCTGTTTTGTTAGTCTCTGGTTATTGACTTAATGCGATTGTGGTAACAGAATACCCAAAGAATGGTATTTGACAATTCCAACCAGTGGCTTCTCTTGGATTATCAAAAGATTGGTGCTTGACGGCAGATATTTTTTGGCTTGATGAGGCTTGTTCTTCCCCATCATGTGAACTGAAATTGGGTTTCTGAAATCAAAGTGTTGTTAAACACACGAGCTAGCTTAGTTGAATGCCGCCGGCTAGAGGTATCAGGATTCAACTGTGAACTTGAACGCCTGTAGATTACAGCCATAGAAAAGCTTTGTTCCAATCTTTGTTTTCGTCACAttgcttttttttcagttgCAGAAAATATAACCAAATTCCTTGCCTGCTTCTTATTTGTAATTTCTCTTTTGTGAGTCCTGATCTGGGTGTTTAAGAATCCCTTGCATTTGTTGTCCTTTTTTGTAATATCAGAATGTTGCTTCAAGAGGcctagcatagctg contains these protein-coding regions:
- the LOC116255141 gene encoding uncharacterized protein LOC116255141 produces the protein MALPLAASSSRPFIGHHPFKFGAHPSPFAPPCLLPGTSLRNSTHFPTCRRLRMESQSCCSSFPDATSADLDVSSAGLIREEDLLIVGPGVLGRIVAEKWRLENPACKIFGQTVTTNHHDELLKIGITPSLRDSKTTYKFPYVIFCAPPSQTIDYPSELRLAASKWSGEGSFLFTSSTAVYDSEDNGWCSEDSPVLPIGRSPRADVLLKAEKEVLEVGGCVVRLAGLYSSSKGAHLYWLEKGTVDSRPDHILNLIHYEDAASLAITILKKQLRGRVFLGCDNHPLSRVELMDIVNRSRKFNKTFQGFTGTSGPLGKRLSNLKTRAELGWEPKYQSFESFLGV